A portion of the Natronococcus sp. AD-5 genome contains these proteins:
- the argC gene encoding N-acetyl-gamma-glutamyl-phosphate reductase, with the protein MAVGTDVSTDESAETVTASVIGGSGFTGGELLRLLAGHPNFEITEVTSRSKAGKSVGSVHPPLRGTDLRFTEPDDLESVDVLFAATPHGVSMGQIDEFFDVADTVVDLSADFRLETEEQYDEWYDGHSAPEYLEKAEYALPEINRENLAGAALIAGGGCNATATILGLYPLFEHGILEGGEQVVVDVKVGSSEGGAGGGEASSHPERSGVVRPYAPTGHRHEAEIEQFLGTSVAFTCHAVDMIRGASATSHVFPSGPVSKGDLWKAYRGCYEDEPFVRMAAGGSGVYRYPEPKSVAGTNLAEVGFELDPQNKRVVVFSAIDNMMKGSAGQAVHAANVALGFEETAGLEFTGLHPVGAP; encoded by the coding sequence ATGGCGGTCGGCACCGACGTCAGTACGGATGAATCCGCCGAGACGGTCACCGCGAGTGTCATCGGCGGCTCCGGCTTCACTGGTGGCGAGCTCCTGCGGTTGCTCGCGGGCCACCCGAACTTCGAAATTACGGAGGTTACGAGCCGCTCGAAGGCCGGCAAGAGCGTCGGCTCCGTTCACCCGCCGCTGCGGGGGACGGACCTGCGCTTTACCGAACCCGATGATCTCGAGTCCGTCGACGTCCTGTTCGCCGCGACGCCGCACGGCGTCTCGATGGGACAGATAGACGAGTTCTTCGACGTCGCGGATACGGTCGTCGACCTCTCGGCTGACTTCCGCCTCGAGACCGAGGAGCAGTACGACGAGTGGTACGACGGCCACAGCGCGCCGGAGTACCTCGAGAAGGCCGAGTACGCGCTCCCCGAGATCAACCGCGAGAACCTCGCGGGCGCAGCGCTGATCGCCGGCGGCGGCTGTAACGCCACCGCCACCATCCTGGGACTGTACCCGCTGTTCGAGCACGGGATTCTCGAGGGTGGGGAACAGGTCGTCGTCGACGTCAAGGTCGGCTCCTCCGAAGGGGGCGCCGGCGGCGGCGAGGCCTCGAGCCACCCCGAGCGCTCGGGCGTCGTCCGCCCGTACGCGCCGACGGGTCACCGCCACGAGGCCGAGATCGAACAGTTCCTCGGCACCTCGGTCGCCTTTACGTGCCACGCCGTGGACATGATCCGCGGCGCCAGCGCGACGAGTCACGTCTTCCCCTCGGGACCCGTTTCGAAGGGCGACCTCTGGAAGGCCTACCGCGGCTGCTACGAGGACGAGCCGTTCGTCCGGATGGCCGCCGGCGGCTCCGGAGTGTATCGGTATCCCGAACCGAAGTCGGTCGCGGGAACGAACCTCGCCGAGGTCGGCTTCGAACTCGACCCGCAGAACAAGCGCGTCGTCGTCTTCTCGGCGATCGACAACATGATGAAGGGCTCGGCCGGCCAGGCGGTCCACGCCGCGAACGTCGCGCTCGGTTTCGAGGAGACGGCCGGACTCGAGTTTACGGGGCTGCACCCCGTGGGGGCGCCCTGA
- a CDS encoding acetylglutamate/acetylaminoadipate kinase, which produces MTIVVKIGGARAVDPEGALADVASLVEDGEDAVLTHGGSTAVDETLEELGEEPTYVETPGGVVGRFTDERTMDVFKMVMPGKLNTDLVESLQNEGVNAVGLSGTDGKLLCGKRKSAVRVKEDGKKKIKRGDHSGKIESVNADLLETMLAGGYTPVVSVPMLGEEKGGGYTAVNADADRAAAAIAGALEADLVVLTDVSGIYEDPDDESTRIESAATPEEFAAVEDAAEGFMTKKVMAAEEALEGGASSVTVATANADEPITGALAGEGTTLEPGALADDEEAKTEAAE; this is translated from the coding sequence ATGACGATCGTCGTCAAGATCGGCGGCGCCCGCGCCGTCGATCCCGAAGGGGCGCTCGCTGACGTCGCCTCGCTCGTCGAGGACGGGGAGGACGCGGTGCTCACCCACGGCGGCTCGACCGCCGTCGACGAGACCCTGGAAGAACTCGGCGAGGAACCCACCTACGTCGAGACCCCCGGAGGGGTGGTGGGGCGCTTCACCGACGAGCGCACCATGGACGTCTTCAAGATGGTCATGCCCGGCAAGCTCAACACGGACCTCGTCGAGAGCCTGCAGAACGAGGGCGTGAACGCCGTCGGCCTATCGGGCACGGACGGCAAACTGCTCTGCGGCAAACGCAAGTCGGCCGTCCGCGTGAAGGAGGACGGCAAGAAGAAGATCAAGCGCGGCGACCACTCGGGCAAGATCGAGTCCGTGAACGCGGACTTGCTCGAGACGATGCTCGCGGGCGGCTACACGCCCGTCGTCTCGGTCCCGATGCTCGGCGAGGAGAAGGGCGGCGGCTACACGGCCGTCAACGCCGACGCCGACCGCGCCGCCGCGGCGATCGCGGGGGCGCTCGAGGCCGACTTGGTCGTGCTGACCGACGTCTCCGGCATCTACGAGGATCCCGACGACGAGTCGACGCGGATCGAGTCGGCCGCGACGCCGGAGGAGTTCGCGGCCGTCGAGGACGCCGCCGAAGGCTTCATGACGAAGAAAGTCATGGCCGCCGAGGAGGCCCTCGAGGGCGGCGCGTCCTCGGTCACCGTCGCGACGGCCAACGCGGACGAGCCGATCACCGGCGCGCTCGCGGGCGAGGGGACGACCCTCGAGCCCGGCGCGCTCGCGGACGACGAGGAAGCGAAAACGGAGGCCGCAGAATGA
- a CDS encoding aspartate aminotransferase family protein, protein MSDHDFVSGSKPIGIESGEGPYLYSTDGTEYLDAGASFACTPLGHSHPAVVDAVQEQVSELTFVDSSFPVQSREDAYAAFVASALDGLNQAWFCNSGTEANEAALKFARSATGESKIVAATRSFHGRTMGSLAATWKDKYKEPYEPLAGDVEFVPYGDGEKLAAAVDDETAAVILEPIQGEGGINVPPAGYLETAREVADDAGAALVFDEVQTGMGRTGEMWACQNAGVTPDVLTTAKGLGNGLPVGAVAVRDWIADGAASHNATFSGGPVVSAAVHATVSTLVEEEWPAHAAEIGGYLVDELEAALGDEAREVRGGGLLVGVELKRGANRVARDLAMNHQVLALPAGRTVLRLLPPLVIEEAHADRLVDALADIVAPEADAKT, encoded by the coding sequence ATGAGCGACCACGATTTCGTCTCCGGCAGCAAGCCGATCGGTATCGAGAGCGGCGAGGGACCGTACCTCTACAGCACCGACGGAACGGAGTACCTCGACGCGGGTGCGAGTTTCGCGTGTACGCCGCTCGGCCACTCCCATCCCGCGGTCGTCGACGCGGTGCAAGAACAGGTCAGCGAGCTGACTTTCGTCGACTCGTCGTTCCCCGTCCAGTCGCGCGAGGACGCCTACGCCGCGTTCGTCGCGTCGGCGCTCGACGGCCTGAATCAGGCCTGGTTCTGTAATTCCGGGACCGAGGCCAACGAGGCCGCGCTGAAGTTCGCCCGCTCGGCGACCGGCGAATCGAAGATCGTGGCCGCGACCCGCTCGTTCCACGGCCGAACGATGGGATCGCTCGCGGCGACCTGGAAGGACAAGTACAAAGAGCCCTACGAACCCCTGGCCGGCGACGTGGAGTTCGTTCCCTACGGCGACGGCGAGAAACTCGCGGCCGCCGTCGACGACGAGACCGCGGCCGTGATACTCGAGCCGATCCAGGGCGAGGGCGGGATCAACGTTCCGCCCGCGGGCTACCTCGAGACCGCCCGCGAGGTCGCAGACGACGCCGGCGCGGCGCTCGTCTTCGACGAGGTCCAGACCGGCATGGGCCGCACGGGCGAGATGTGGGCCTGCCAGAACGCGGGCGTCACGCCCGACGTGCTCACGACGGCCAAGGGCCTGGGCAACGGCCTGCCGGTCGGCGCGGTCGCGGTGCGGGACTGGATCGCCGACGGCGCGGCGTCGCACAACGCCACGTTCAGCGGCGGCCCCGTCGTCTCCGCGGCGGTCCACGCCACCGTCTCGACGCTGGTCGAAGAAGAGTGGCCCGCCCACGCCGCCGAGATCGGCGGGTACCTCGTCGACGAACTCGAGGCCGCCCTGGGCGACGAGGCGCGCGAGGTCCGCGGCGGCGGCCTGCTCGTCGGCGTCGAACTGAAACGCGGCGCGAACCGCGTCGCCCGCGACCTGGCGATGAACCACCAGGTTCTCGCACTGCCCGCGGGTCGGACCGTGTTGCGCCTGCTGCCGCCGCTCGTGATCGAGGAGGCACACGCGGATCGGCTCGTCGACGCGCTGGCCGATATCGTCGCCCCAGAAGCGGACGCCAAAACATGA
- a CDS encoding [LysW]-lysine hydrolase, whose translation MSTTMKDTADVSLEDARQLLIDLVSIPSPSGDEAEAAERLVEFFEVYGREAWLDEVGNVRAPADDAVLLTSHVDTVPGEIPVEVEPADENDLEAEVAENEGEDVLRGRGSVDATGPLAAMAAAAVRTGVSFVGVVREETDSRGARHLADERDEPDAVVNGEPSGATGITLGYRGFLAGTYVATSESGHTSRPEPNAIQHATNWWAAVEDAFEQDEYTPVFERVTAKPVDVDGGISDDGLSVEATLEAQLRIPPSLDAESVRETAEAELEIGTVSWAEPIPPVMESPRTEVARAFRVAIREEGGEPRLLRKTGTSDMNLYAGAWDCPMVTYGPGNSELDHAPDERLSLAEFDRSVEVLTRVATTLRGGDD comes from the coding sequence ATGAGCACGACGATGAAAGACACGGCCGACGTCTCGCTCGAGGACGCCCGGCAGCTGCTGATCGACCTCGTCTCGATTCCGTCGCCGTCCGGCGACGAAGCGGAGGCCGCGGAGCGACTCGTCGAGTTCTTCGAGGTCTACGGCCGCGAGGCGTGGCTCGACGAGGTCGGCAACGTCCGCGCGCCGGCCGACGACGCGGTGCTGCTGACCTCGCACGTCGACACCGTGCCCGGGGAGATCCCGGTCGAGGTCGAACCCGCCGACGAGAACGACCTCGAGGCGGAGGTTGCCGAGAACGAGGGCGAAGACGTCCTCCGGGGCCGCGGCAGCGTCGACGCCACCGGTCCGCTCGCGGCGATGGCCGCCGCGGCCGTCCGAACGGGCGTCTCGTTCGTCGGCGTCGTCCGCGAGGAGACGGACTCGCGCGGCGCGCGCCACCTGGCCGACGAGCGCGACGAACCCGACGCCGTGGTCAACGGCGAACCCAGCGGCGCGACGGGGATCACGCTCGGCTACCGCGGTTTCCTCGCGGGAACCTACGTGGCGACCAGCGAGTCCGGCCACACCTCCCGGCCCGAACCCAACGCGATCCAGCACGCGACGAACTGGTGGGCCGCCGTCGAGGACGCGTTCGAGCAGGACGAGTACACGCCCGTCTTCGAGCGCGTGACCGCGAAGCCGGTCGACGTCGACGGCGGGATCAGCGACGACGGCCTCTCCGTCGAGGCGACGCTCGAGGCGCAGTTGCGAATCCCCCCGTCGCTCGACGCGGAGTCCGTTCGCGAGACCGCCGAGGCCGAACTCGAGATCGGCACCGTCTCCTGGGCCGAGCCGATCCCGCCCGTGATGGAGAGCCCCCGGACGGAGGTCGCGCGGGCCTTCCGGGTGGCGATCCGCGAGGAGGGCGGCGAACCGCGGCTGCTGCGCAAAACCGGAACCAGCGACATGAACCTCTACGCCGGCGCGTGGGACTGTCCGATGGTGACCTACGGCCCCGGCAACTCGGAACTGGATCACGCGCCCGACGAGCGGCTCTCGCTCGCGGAGTTCGACCGGTCGGTCGAGGTACTGACGCGGGTCGCGACGACCCTCCGCGGAGGTGACGACTGA
- the argF gene encoding ornithine carbamoyltransferase — translation MADADPRHFLEIDDLSRDELTAVLDRASEYKRAQEAGEDHADLEGQTLGMIFQKPSTRTRVSFETGMTQLGGHAIFLGADDIQLGRGEPLKDTSRTLSRYVDVVMARLFKHENVEVLAEYASVPIVNGLTDDAHPCQTLADLLTIREQMSGFDGVSAAWVGDGNNVAQSFVIGAALTDVDLTVATPEGYGIDDAVLERARELGGDPTTTTDPVDAVADADVVYTDVWISMGQEDERDVRMNAFEGFQVCSDLLEHAPEASVMHCLPAHRGEEITDDVIESERSIVFDQAENRLHAQKALLSWLLE, via the coding sequence ATGGCCGACGCCGATCCGCGTCACTTCCTCGAGATCGACGACCTCTCGCGGGACGAGCTGACGGCGGTCCTCGACCGGGCGAGCGAGTACAAACGCGCCCAGGAGGCCGGCGAGGACCACGCCGACCTCGAGGGGCAGACGCTGGGGATGATCTTCCAGAAGCCGAGCACGCGCACTCGCGTCTCCTTCGAGACGGGGATGACCCAGCTCGGCGGCCACGCGATCTTTCTCGGCGCCGACGACATCCAGCTCGGCCGCGGCGAGCCGCTGAAGGACACCTCGCGGACGCTCTCGCGGTACGTCGACGTCGTGATGGCGCGGCTGTTCAAACACGAGAACGTCGAGGTGCTCGCCGAGTACGCGTCGGTCCCGATCGTCAACGGGCTCACCGACGACGCCCACCCCTGCCAGACGCTCGCCGACCTGTTGACGATTCGCGAGCAGATGAGCGGGTTCGACGGCGTCTCGGCGGCCTGGGTCGGCGACGGCAATAACGTCGCCCAGTCGTTCGTGATCGGCGCGGCGCTGACCGACGTCGACCTCACCGTCGCGACGCCCGAGGGGTACGGCATCGACGACGCGGTCCTCGAGCGCGCCCGCGAACTCGGCGGCGATCCGACGACCACGACCGATCCCGTCGACGCGGTCGCGGACGCCGACGTCGTCTACACCGACGTCTGGATTAGCATGGGCCAGGAGGACGAACGCGACGTCCGGATGAACGCCTTCGAGGGATTTCAGGTCTGTTCGGACCTCCTCGAGCACGCGCCCGAGGCGTCGGTAATGCACTGTCTGCCCGCCCACCGCGGCGAGGAGATCACCGACGACGTCATCGAGAGCGAGCGCTCGATCGTCTTCGATCAGGCCGAAAATCGGCTCCACGCCCAGAAGGCGCTGTTGAGCTGGTTGCTCGAGTAG
- a CDS encoding histidine kinase, producing MASKVRTRTDERTGTALEPWQAGTVGGIAGAIVFGAMMTAQSPAVLEMGIPAMYGLEGGLAGWILHVSHGAVIGVVFAALLVATGQSHPGVVRSTALGLAYGVVVWVVLAVVVMPIWLSAVGFPMAPPLPNVDVGSLMGHGAYGLVLGAVYALLER from the coding sequence ATGGCATCGAAAGTACGAACTCGAACCGACGAACGGACCGGGACCGCGCTCGAGCCCTGGCAAGCCGGCACCGTGGGAGGAATCGCCGGCGCGATCGTCTTCGGCGCGATGATGACTGCACAGAGCCCCGCCGTCCTCGAGATGGGAATTCCGGCGATGTACGGCCTTGAGGGTGGTCTCGCCGGCTGGATCCTTCACGTCTCGCACGGCGCGGTGATCGGCGTCGTCTTCGCGGCGCTGCTCGTAGCTACGGGACAGTCCCACCCTGGCGTCGTCCGGAGTACCGCCCTCGGTCTCGCCTACGGGGTCGTCGTCTGGGTCGTCCTCGCGGTCGTCGTCATGCCGATCTGGCTCTCGGCGGTCGGCTTTCCGATGGCGCCGCCGCTGCCGAACGTCGACGTCGGTAGCCTGATGGGTCACGGGGCCTACGGGCTCGTCCTCGGCGCAGTGTACGCGCTCCTCGAGCGCTAA
- the thrC gene encoding threonine synthase — protein sequence MSLSLSAEKPDVPDDAADGVWLECIDCAETFAPFEDVRYTCDACDSLLEVRYADLPTFDDFEGRGVWRYADALPLESGVSVQEGATPLYEVPRLEEEIGLEALRIKHEGMNPTGSFKDRGMTVGVAVATELGADRLACASTGNTSAALAAYGSRGGMETLVLLPAGKVAAGKIAQASLHGARILEVDGNFDACLDIVQELAGQGEAYLLNSLNPFRLEGQKTIGLEILEGFRDDYGAFPDRIVLPVGNAGNTSALYKAFRELVQAGELDRDEVPKLTGVQAEGAAPMVEAIENGANEVRRWDDVETRATAIRIGNPVNAPKALPGIRETDGTAISVSDEEITVAQRTLAAEGIGVEPASAASVAGLRKLRAEGIVADDERVACLTTGHLLKDPDAAAAAGNDPEPVPAETSGVLEHLAE from the coding sequence ATGAGTCTCAGCCTCTCCGCCGAGAAACCGGACGTCCCCGACGACGCGGCCGACGGCGTCTGGCTCGAGTGCATCGACTGCGCCGAAACGTTCGCTCCCTTCGAGGACGTCCGCTACACCTGCGACGCGTGCGATAGCCTGCTCGAGGTCCGCTACGCGGACCTGCCGACCTTCGACGACTTCGAGGGGCGGGGCGTCTGGCGCTACGCCGACGCGTTGCCGCTCGAGTCGGGCGTCTCGGTGCAGGAAGGTGCGACGCCGCTGTACGAGGTACCGCGGCTCGAAGAAGAGATCGGCCTCGAGGCGCTGCGGATCAAACACGAGGGGATGAACCCGACGGGCTCGTTCAAGGACCGCGGGATGACCGTCGGCGTCGCCGTCGCGACGGAACTCGGCGCCGACCGACTCGCCTGCGCGTCGACCGGGAACACGAGCGCCGCCCTCGCCGCCTACGGCTCCCGCGGCGGGATGGAGACGCTCGTGCTCCTCCCCGCCGGAAAGGTCGCGGCGGGCAAGATCGCCCAGGCGAGCCTCCACGGCGCGCGCATCCTCGAGGTCGACGGTAACTTCGACGCCTGTCTCGACATCGTCCAGGAACTCGCGGGCCAGGGGGAGGCGTACCTGCTGAACTCGCTGAACCCGTTCCGCCTCGAGGGTCAGAAGACGATCGGCCTCGAGATCCTCGAAGGATTCCGGGACGACTACGGCGCGTTCCCCGACCGGATCGTCCTGCCGGTCGGCAACGCGGGCAACACGTCGGCGCTGTACAAGGCGTTCCGCGAACTCGTTCAGGCGGGCGAACTGGATCGCGACGAGGTGCCGAAGCTCACCGGCGTCCAGGCCGAGGGCGCCGCGCCGATGGTCGAGGCGATCGAGAACGGCGCGAACGAGGTCCGCCGATGGGACGACGTCGAAACGCGCGCGACGGCGATCCGGATCGGCAACCCGGTCAACGCCCCCAAGGCGCTGCCCGGCATCCGCGAAACCGACGGGACGGCGATCTCCGTCTCGGACGAGGAGATCACGGTCGCCCAGCGCACCCTCGCGGCCGAAGGAATCGGCGTCGAACCCGCCTCGGCGGCCTCCGTCGCCGGCCTCCGAAAACTTCGCGCCGAGGGGATCGTCGCCGACGACGAGCGCGTCGCCTGTCTCACCACCGGCCACCTGCTCAAGGATCCCGACGCGGCGGCGGCCGCCGGTAACGATCCCGAGCCCGTTCCGGCCGAGACGAGCGGCGTGCTCGAGCACCTGGCGGAGTAG
- a CDS encoding transcription initiation factor IIB, which yields MVGTDSSATCPECSGRLRETETELVCEDCGLISDEDAIDRGPEWRSFDDETDRRRTGAPLTRSRHDRGLSTEIGYGGGSDYRSRLTGRKRRQLARLRREHNRARISTKADQNQVYGFTEIRRVNALLSLPDSVREQACALFESAQSEGLLQGRSIEGFAAAAIYATCRTNSFARTIDEITSVARADDAELKAAYDALNRDLGLPTGPIEPTQYLPRYATKLELETAVERRAREHVEALLESGTIGGRNPSGVAAACLYRAAGEREEWSSITQTDAATVADVAPATIRSTVTTLEDLGR from the coding sequence ATGGTGGGAACTGATTCGTCTGCGACCTGTCCCGAGTGTAGCGGGCGGCTACGGGAAACAGAGACGGAACTCGTCTGCGAAGACTGCGGCCTGATCTCCGACGAGGACGCGATCGATCGCGGACCCGAGTGGCGCTCGTTCGACGACGAGACGGACCGGCGGCGCACCGGCGCGCCGCTGACGCGCTCGAGACACGACCGCGGGCTCTCGACCGAGATCGGATACGGCGGCGGATCGGACTACCGCTCCCGGCTGACCGGCCGCAAACGACGCCAGCTCGCCCGGCTTCGACGCGAACACAACCGCGCTCGGATCTCCACGAAGGCGGATCAGAACCAGGTGTACGGGTTCACCGAAATCAGACGCGTGAACGCGCTCCTCTCGCTCCCCGACTCCGTTCGAGAGCAGGCGTGTGCGCTCTTCGAATCGGCCCAGTCCGAGGGACTCCTCCAGGGGCGGTCGATCGAAGGCTTCGCCGCTGCGGCGATCTACGCCACGTGCCGGACGAACTCGTTCGCTCGAACGATCGACGAGATCACCAGCGTCGCTCGCGCCGACGACGCCGAACTCAAGGCCGCCTACGATGCGCTGAACCGCGACCTCGGGCTCCCGACGGGCCCGATCGAGCCGACGCAGTACCTGCCGCGCTACGCCACGAAACTCGAACTCGAGACGGCCGTCGAGCGCCGCGCCCGCGAGCACGTCGAGGCGCTCCTCGAGAGCGGAACGATCGGCGGCCGCAATCCGAGCGGCGTCGCTGCAGCGTGTCTGTACAGGGCCGCCGGCGAACGCGAGGAGTGGTCGTCGATCACTCAGACCGATGCGGCAACGGTCGCCGACGTCGCCCCCGCGACGATTCGGTCGACGGTCACGACGCTCGAGGACCTGGGGAGGTGA